From the genome of Podospora bellae-mahoneyi strain CBS 112042 chromosome 2, whole genome shotgun sequence:
gagatgcTGTCAGTGAGGACCCCAgagagaaagggaaagggaacaAACCAAAGTAAGATGGCTATTCTCGTAAATGAAGATCATTTCAGCCGACTGGTGCTGCCAGTCCGTTTCCGAGTCTTGTATAATGCACAGAGAGTCGATCCACAGATAGTCAAATCCTAGACGCCTTGTAACATCAATGGCATGTTGAAATGTTGCGGGGAGATCGTTCCAAACAATCTCCTGGCGATTGGTCTCGAGTGTCCATGATGTAGTCATGCATTTCGGTCTCGAACCACCCCAGCAGTGCGAAAGACACAGATATGGCTTCGACTCACCGGGACGTGGCTCATACAACTTGACGGGTAGTTGGCGAACATCAAGAACCCTTGCCGGTAAATTTGGAGCTCCAGACACCCTACCACACATTGAGTGTCTTTCCTCGCAAACCTTCAACCAAGCCTGAATCTTGTCAAAGCTCACGCCATCATCCTTGCTAGGGCAGGCCAATCTTGGGCTCCATATAGGTATGTCCGGAAATGGAGATGGCTTCCCGGGAGCGGTCAATATCTCAAATGATATGGCTTTCCGAAGGGAGTTTGCGGAACCTCCGGCAGACGATAATAGGTTAGACCATCTCGGAAGTACGAGTGAACCGTCGTTCTCGGCTTGCCAAACAATATAGTGATGGGGTTTGTTGTCTGTGTCAACATCCGCACATTTTAGAATCCCTTGCTCCACACAGGCTTCTCCAACCGCGGACGTAAACACGCAGCGAGCGCAAGTACTTGGGTAGATTCCTCGTGAGCTCCCAACCCGAAGGCAACGGTATCCTGGCAGGGATTTGTCTCTAATCCTGGAACAAGAGGGGCATGAGGAGATTTCATTCGGACTTGGTGGTCTTGAACGAAGGCTGTCGAGTATATCATTGATGTCGTTGAGATCGTCATCGACATTCGCCATTTTTCAAAGCTGCAGAAAGGTGATGTGCGGGGTTGGCACTGTTGGCAGGCTGTTGGGCAGAAAATAGAAAAGAGGGGCCCCCGGTACACCAGCACATCTCATGCAACTTGTTGGAGTCGGAAGGCACTCTCGCTTCGTCTATTGCATTAGACAAAATTTACGACCTCTTTGTTAATCTCAACATCAAATCGCTTCCAATCCAAAATACCCCGCTGCTTGATCTGATCGGTTTTTGAGGATCAACCAACGCCATATCATACCGCTGCAATAGCTGtggatttttttttgagCAGCACAGGTATAGATTCTTCAACTGACACATCAACAGAACACCTACCTCAAAAAAGATCTTGTTCAACTCCATCAGTGCGATTCGCTTCCCAGACACTGGTACTTTCCATTCCCGAACGCAAGCTCCAACAGAGTTCATCAACTTCAGCCGCTCTGcgtcggcctcctcctctagCCAGCGCTCCGGTCGAAACACGTCAGCACCCTTCCTAAATACCTCCTTCAATCGCATTATTCCCGAGTAGTTATGGGAGACTTGGGTGCCCTCCGGAACATGGAACCCGCAAATACTATCACCACCTTTCGGCACCTTGCCGCTGGTGAGCATTTCGATCATCCAGGCGGATGAGAACCTTGCGAGTGTGGGGCCGGGGATGTGACGGAGGCGGGAGTAGGAATTGTAGCAATGGGCGACGTAAACTGCCAGTGTGGTGGCTAGGAAGAGCCATAATGTGGTCATCTTGAcgctggtggttgtttgggcTGAGTGGTTTTTGTCGGGAGAAAACGAGGAGCTGCCGTCAAAGAAATCGATGCCAATGTCAACTCATTCTTGGCGGGTCATGCTGGCtgcgagggtggtgattggtGATAGCTCTAGCTACTTCAACACTAGACCGCGGAAGCGATTTTGTCCTTGGAGCTCGCAATGCTCTCTGGGAGTGCTAAGCCTCGAGCGAGGTGGCATTCTCATGCGGGGCACTTGGTCACCTTTCCAAAACCCTTAGCACAATGTCAGCCACAAGTCACTGACAAAAGGCAGTCGCAAGAAAAAGCTTTGCCATGAACCTCATTGTAGATTGGTCAGTCTAGAAAGATCCCCTGAAACCGGAACGCCTTGTTATTCAGAGAAACATTCACCCAACCCTTTGTCTACTCATTTCCTTTTCCATACGCCCAACCCATTCCGACCCATTTACAGATGTCGATTGATGCGGGGAAAACCAGCTAAGAATTGAGAGAAAGGAAGCTGATGCCGCGGGCTTAAGAAGCCGGGCCATGGTAGTCGCAGCGGTAGGAGCTGATACGGTCGTTCCACCAACCATTGCCATCGGCAAGGTTTTGGTCGTTCTCGTTCGAATACTGGGCGCCGGTGCAATCCGCACCACTATTTTAGTTGATGATGGTTAGCACACTGGCCATGTCATGAAGCGAAGAGGGCGCACTTACTCAAACCAGTGGCAGTCGGATTGGTCGACATTCTCGTTGGCAATAGAGCTGATGGCATTGTCAAATTTGGCGGGAATGTTACCTGAGAATGGGGTGTCAGCAAGAGTAAAAATATGAAAAAGCGGATCGGAATACTTACGACACTCGCCGGTCCAAGAGTAACTGTGAGCACAGTCGCCCTGAGACCAGATGTGCTCGCAATAATAGATATGCATGCACCCGTCAACTCCCGGGTTGCACTGACCGCGGTCACCCTTGGGACAGAAAGACTTCGTGGAGTCACAGCTGTCGCGGGCCTCGACCACCGAAATGTTGAAGTTGGCCGGGGCTGCAAGGACAGCAAGCCCCATGGAGAGGATAGTGGCAAAGAAGGAAACAGAGACCATTTTGGCGGTAATGAGAGGCTTGGGCAAAGGTAAAGGAGTGGCGAATGGGTGGTGGGGCAGGTTGGATGCTTGAgaacaagagaagaagaagatgatccTGTTGAGCCcgggagagaagagaatTGGGAGGGCAGAAGAGGATGGGAAGTGCTCTATATATACTGGGAATTTGTGACCCACGCTCTACGCGCGGGGCCTTGCGAATTTTGCTATCTGCTCGCAAATCTGGTTATCTTGAGCGAACAGAAGAGTAAACAATAATCTCGTTGCCTGCTTGGTCTCCACTTGGGAACAAGTGACAAGATCAGATGGAAATCGGAAGTCACAGAATCTCGGCCAGTGATGCCGTTTGGGCCGGCCGAGTGCGGCTCTGCGCGCGTCATTGCGGCTCTGCTCGGCGTCGTTGCGGCTTAGATACGGTTGGAAAATTTTCTTGGAGGAGAAAATTCGTGTGTCTGGTATTTTCTTGGCAGAGGGGAGCTGGGATGAAAGCAGGAAAGGCAAGGGGGGAATAGAGGCTTTGGAAGCGCGCCCCTCTCCATTCACTCAGCTAGGCGGGCTCGAGGAGTCCAGTCCTGATGAGGATCTTGTTCAAGAGCTGTGTATCTACGGGATATGGCAAGGAACAACTGACCACAGACAACAACGATGATGCTTTGGATTGGCCAAGAGGCCACCTGTGCGGGCAGCTCTGGTTTGGAGGGACTGATATCATGACTTGTGTGAATGGATATACACATTACCTCGGCCTTTGGTCAAGGACGTCCTTTTGGTACGATAACTTGTCAGCTCCTTTTTTTCCGCAGAAGCTCATGTCACTCAGAGGGCTCTGCGTGCCGGTTGATAGCCGACTTAAGCAGTAGGTTGCATGAGCTGGCACGAGTGACAACTTCATGCGGCACTTCTTTCTGCTTTTCACGTGGTTTCGTAATAGATTGGTGACCTCAAGGCCACGAGGAAACCATTCACCTGGCACAGATGACGGTGAGTCACATTAGGTATAAATACGGCTCACAAGTCAATGGCGACATGGGAACCTTTCGCGTAGGCTTTCTGTCTCAAGCCTGGCGGTTCTATTTATCGTCAGCAGACTCGCTTTACCTCGGTGTAGAAAACCCCTACGTAGACATTGTTATAGGGCCAAGGGCCTTGGTGAATTAAAAGGTTAGAAGGACAGGGCAATATAAGGGTAGCTTGCCAATAGGCTTTATGAAAGGCCGAAGGGAGTGCGGCAAAGTAACCTTTTCCACGTATATTTAGGGGAGTCCGCTCTTACCTAGCGGGCCAAttatcttttcttttccctaGTAGTTAATTCAACTTTTTATTATGTTGTAAATTCTACACAGGACCAAGTCCCGTATTGGACATGTCATGGGATCCATGATTCATGAAGGCCCCTCGTGATTGTATCGTACCAAAAGGACGTCCTTAGCCAAAGGCCGACGCAAGGGATATATCCGCTCACAGATTGTGTCTGCCTAAGACTTGTAGAAGATTATGACAATTACCATGCAACTTCAAGCCAAACTTTGGGCGGTAAGATATGGGTAGAGAGAGCCGGGGGAGTTCTCACAGGGCAAGGAACGGGACCTTCAGCCCTAAGCCGAACCTTTCCATCTTTTGCATATTGCAATCACTTTTCCAGGGAAGCTTTGATCTCAACCATGTGCCATTGTGCAGTTCAGGGTCAAACGACAGGACAAAAGCCTTGGAAAAATACATGAAACAAAGTATCATTGACTGGCCAACAATGACTATTGAGTCGTCAAACGACCTCCATATTTTGAATCATGCCTTTCCCCCCTAATtcatctccttttttttattccaCACCATGGACGCAAAGGCTAAACTCTGATCATCCCCCTTGACCTGCACAATCATTCTCCTTAGTTCCTTGAACCCATGCTTGACATACAAGGCCTCCCCCATTGGTGTCGAAATGACATTAATagccttttctttttttccttgcgtcctccttcccccactCCAACAACTTTGTTACCGCACCACGGCGTCGATACCCTGGCGAGGTAGAGAGCTCGGCCAATTCCATGCGTCTCTAATCAAGTCTATTC
Proteins encoded in this window:
- a CDS encoding hypothetical protein (EggNog:ENOG503NXW2; antiSMASH:Cluster_3; COG:Q) is translated as MTTLWLFLATTLAVYVAHCYNSYSRLRHIPGPTLARFSSAWMIEMLTSGKVPKGGDSICGFHVPEGTQVSHNYSGIMRLKEVFRKGADVFRPERWLEEEADAERLKLMNSVGACVREWKVPVSGKRIALMELNKIFFELLQRYDMALVDPQKPIRSSSGVFWIGSDLMLRLTKRS
- a CDS encoding hypothetical protein (COG:S; antiSMASH:Cluster_3; EggNog:ENOG502SEZR), with translation MVSVSFFATILSMGLAVLAAPANFNISVVEARDSCDSTKSFCPKGDRGQCNPGVDGCMHIYYCEHIWSQGDCAHSYSWTGECRNIPAKFDNAISSIANENVDQSDCHWFDGADCTGAQYSNENDQNLADGNGWWNDRISSYRCDYHGPAS